TTGGCTTTTTTCCAGTCCCGTCCTTTTTGGGATCAATTGCAGGCGGTACAAACCCAGAGGGTCTATGGGTTTGACTACTACGGCTTGGTGAATCCCGGGAGTCTGGACAAAATCAAGGTGACCTGTGAGCGGTTGGCACAAGTTTTCGGAAGTGGCTGATAATGGCTTCTGCCGGTCACGGCAGTGGGACAGAGTCTTTAGGAATTAATTAAGATGGCCTAAGTTAAGACCTCCAGCAGGCTAGCCTCAGCTCGCTAAGAATCCCTGAGGTAGAGAGTCAAGACCCTTCTTTAATTCCTCAACTTTGTGTACCTGCGTTCCCTTCATCTGCGGCACTTTCGCAACTACAGCGATCAAGGGATCCAGTTTGGCTCACCCAAAACGATCCTAGTGGGGGATAACGCCCAAGGGAAAACCAACCTGCTAGAGGCCGTGGAGCTGCTGGCCACCTTACGCTCGCGACGGGCCAGTCGGGATCGGGAGTTGGTGAGTCATGACTCCCCTCAGGCTCAAATCGCAGCCACCATCGAACGGCTGGGTGTGGCGCACGAATTGGTGGTGGATCTGCGCAGCAGCGGTCGGCGAACCCTCAAGGTGAACGGGCAACCGCTGCGCCGCCAAGCGGAGTTTCTCGGCCAGGTGAATGCCGTTTTGTTCTCCAGCCTGGATCTGGATTTGGTGCGGGGTGGGCCGGAGTCGCGGCGCAACTGGTTGGATGGGGTGTTGATCCAACTGGAGCCCATTTACACCGGCTTGCTCGAGCACTACCGCAAGGTGCTGAAACAGCGCAATGCCCTCCTGAAGGCGCAGCGGGATCCGGCAGGGCATTCCTTAACCGATTCCTCCACAGAAATGGCTTTTTGGAATGGCGAGCTGGCCACAGCAGGCAGCCGCATCATGCGCCGCCGCGCCCGATTGGTACAGCGACTAGACCCTCTGGCGGATCACTGGCATCGAGCCATCAGCGGTGGACAGGAAACCCTGACGTTGAGCTACCATCCCCAAGTGCCTTTGCCGGATCCCCAGGCCACTGCCGAGGTGGTGCAAGCCCAGTTTTTGCAGGAAATTCAAGCGAAAGCTGCCGCTGAACTGGCTTTGGGAAGCTCCTTGGTGGGGCCCCATCGGGATGATGTGGAGATGAGCATTAACCAGACCGCCGCCCGTGCCTACGGATCCCAGGGACAACAGCGCACCTTGGTGTTGGCTCTCAAATTGGCGGAGCTGCAGTTGATCGAGCAGGTGATCGGGGAGCCGCCTTTGCTGTTACTCGATGACGTGTTGGCGGAGCTGGATCTCCATCGCCAAAATCAACTGTTGGATGCCATTCAAACCCGTGTCCAAACCCTGGTCACCACCACCCATCTGGGATCCTTCGATGCCCGCTGGCTCAGTGCGGCCCAAATTGTTCAGGTACACGGCGGCCAGTTATCGCCACACAAAGCCGGGTTTTCTTCCCTACAACAGGGATCCGATTAGGGGTTCTAGGCGTTGGCCTGATGCTGTTCTGCAGCGCGTGGAGCGGGAGATCCGAGTGATGTGTGGGATCCCTTGAACAAAGAGGTCTGATCCATTCTGATTCCCGACCCGGCCAGACGCTCCTGCAAGTGGGGCTGTTGGGCCAAAAGGCGCTCCACTTCGGCATTCAGTTGACTTTCGGTAAAGGGTTTGGTCAGGTAAGCGGTGGCTCCCGACCATTTGCCCCGGATGCGATCCAACAGGCCATCCCGCGAAGTGACCATGACAATCGGAATGGATTTGAACTCCTCCAAGTTGCGTACAATCCGGCACAGCTCCAGCCCATCGATCCCCGGCATCGTCACATCCATCAGCAGCAGATCAGGCCGGTACTGAAACAACAGGTGGAGGACTTCCGCAGAGTTGCCCGTCGTGAGCACCTGGTAGTTGGGCAAAGACTGCCGCATAATTTCCTGCATTACCACGCTGTCATCCACCGCCAGAATGGTGATCGGGGTGTGGCGCTTGGCCTGAAGCAGTTCCGGGGGCGTTTGTAGGCTAATTAGCCCTTTTTTGATCCAGCCGGCAAAGAGGGTGGCCACCTCCAGCCGATCGCGGCAGAGCTTCTTGGCGATTACCTCCAGCGACTGCCCATCTTTCGTGAGGTTGTGGAGCTTTTGTCGTTGCTCCTCGGTGATGCGATAGCGATTGACGCGCTCCCAGTTCACCACTGGCACCGCCAGCATCGTCGGGATCGCCACCTTCAACGCCATCCACTGATCCCAGCGTTGGGCCGCCTCCTGTAGCAGCGGCCCCAGCTCGAAGCCGCCAATGGGGGCATCTTGGGCCACCCGCTCTTGCACCTCAAAGCGGCAGGTGCCCGCCCGCTCGAATAGGTATCGATCAAAGTCCGTCAGCAGGTTCAGCCACAGGGCATCTTCCACTTCCCCTGGCTTGAGCAATGCCAGTTGGGTCATGCCTTCGATCAGCTCCTGCAGTGAGTTCTCTTTCATCAGGCGCTCCTGCACCACCTGGATGGCCCGCTGCGACCAGCCCAAGTTCAGGCGCGGAATAAATCGGCACAGGCGCTTGAGAAAAATCTGGATATCAAGGGGTTGGTCGGCGGAGAAAATCAACCTGCCGTGGTAATAGGTGAGCACCCAAGCCTCTGTCCCCTCAGAGGGATCCATTCCTTTGAGATGAATGCGCAGATATCCGGTTGTGAACTGTCGGCTTTGCTGCCTGAGCAGTGGGGCAAGCTCCTCAGATCCGAACACAAAACGGGACATGCGGCTTTCTCCGGGTCAACTGGGGTTGCATCACCTCACCCACCCACCCAAAGTTCTGGCAAGGGAAACTTTACAATCCCTTCATCGTAGCGCTCCCTTCTGCCCTTTCTGTAGCGAGAAAACCCTGTTCTGAGGCAATTGCTTTAATACAGCTCATCCAGGGCTTTTACTGGAGCTTAACGCGAGGGGCCAAGATGGAGCGCCTGTCGTTGGGCCTGGAGCAATGCTTGAATCCCGCTTTGGGCCATATCCAGCATCTGCACCAACTGGGGACGGCTAAAGCAGGTTTGTTCGGCGGTGCCCTGAATCTCGATGAAGGATCCCTGCTCGTTCATGACGATGTTCATGTCGACTTCCGCCTGGCTGTCCTCCTCGTAGCACAGATCCGCAATCACTTCTCCCTGGACGATCCCCACCGAAAGGGCCGCCACCTGTTGCCGCAACGGGGATCCCTGTTCCGGATCGAGCAAGCCCTGTTTGTAGAGCCAAGTGATGGCATCGTGGAGGGCCACATAGCCCCCGGTAATCGCCGCGGTGCGCGTGCCCCCATCCGCCTGCAACACATCGGCATCGAGGGTGATGGTACGGGATCCCAGCTTCTGAAAATCCAGGACACTGCGCAGGCTGCGCCCAATCAGCCGTTGGATCTCAGCGGTACGGCCCGACAACTTCATCAGCTCGCGCGGTTGTCGTTGTTGGGTGGCTCCGGGCAACATGCGGTATTCAGCCGTCAGCCAACCCTGGCCTTTATCCCGCAAAAAGGGGGGGACTTCTTCGGCCACACTGGCGGTACAGAGGACGTGGGTATGGCCAAATTTGACCAAAACCGATCCGGGTGCATAGCGCGTAAAGTGTCGCTCAAAGGAGACCGGGCGCAATTGGGCAGGAGCCCGACCATCTGGGCGTTGCCAGCTCATGAGAAATTCAAGAAGGGATCCCTCGCATTGTCGGCCATGTCAGCCAAAGCTAGGGATAGGGCTTGGAATCTCTACAGAAGTGGGGAATGGAGCCGCAGTTGACAGGGATCCCTGGGTAAACAGGCTACAGTAAAAAAACCGTTAACATTCCTTCACGCATGATTCCACTCCTGCTGCAACGGCTGCGTAGACTCACCCTCAGTCGGCTGCAAGGCATTCACTGGACACCGGAGCTATTCGGGATCCTCTTGGTGTACTTTGTGCAGGGAGCGGTAGGGTTGGCACGGCTGGCCACCAGTTTTTACCTCAAGGACAGCTTGGGGTTGAGTCCAGCGCAGGTGGCGGCCTTAACGGGTATTGCGGTAATTCCCTGGACCCTCAAACCCCTGTACGGCTTGCTGTCAGATGCAGTACCGATTGTCGGTTATCGGCGAAAGCCCTACTTGGTGCTTTCTGGCCTGTTGGGATGCGGGGCTTGGCTGGGCATGGCCCTCTGGGCACCGACAGCTGGATGGGCGACTCTATGGATGGTGCTGGGATCCCTGGCGGTGGCGGTGGGAGATGTGATCGTCGATTCGCTGGTGGTGGAACGGGTTCGGGAGAGCGATTGGGCGGGTACGGGGACGTTGCAATCTTTGACGTGGGGAGCGACGGCCTTGGGATCCCTGTTGACCGCTTATTTGGGAGGTGCGTTGTTGGCCCACTATCCGCCCCAGTTGGTGTTTGCGGCAACGGCCTTTTTGCCGTTGTTGATCGCATTTTCTGCGGGGGTAATTCAGGACCATCCGGTTGCCCTGTCCCAGGGCTGGGATCCCTTGCAGCAACAGGTGGGGGAGGTATGGCGGGCGGTGCGGCAGCCCAGTATTTTCTTGCCGGTGCTGTTTGTGTTTGTTTGGCAGGCCACCCCCAGTTCGGATGTGGCCTTTTTTTACTTCGTCACCAACGATTTGGGGTTTGGACCGGAATTTTTGGGCCAGGTACGACTGGTCACCAGCGTGGCTAGCTTGATCGGGGTGGGCATTTTTCAGGTGTATCTGCGGCGGATCCCGTTGCGACCGTTGTTTGGCTGGATGACGGTGATTTCGGCGGGGTTGGGCCTGACCAGCTTGATCTTGGTCAATCACTGGAACCGGGGTTGGGGCATTGACGACCACTGGTTTAGCTTGGGGGACAGCTTGGTGCTGACGGTGGCGGGGCAAATTGCCTTTATGCCGGTGCTGGTACTGGCTGCGCGCCTGTGCCCAGCGGGGATTGAGGCCACTCTGTTTGCTCTGCTAATGTCGGCCTTTAATTTGGCAGGCTTTCTCTCGCAAGAATTGGGATCCCTGCTGATGCACGCCCTGG
This DNA window, taken from Thermostichus vulcanus str. 'Rupite', encodes the following:
- the recF gene encoding DNA replication/repair protein RecF (All proteins in this family for which functions are known are DNA-binding proteins that assist the filamentation of RecA onto DNA for the initiation of recombination or recombinational repair.) — its product is MYLRSLHLRHFRNYSDQGIQFGSPKTILVGDNAQGKTNLLEAVELLATLRSRRASRDRELVSHDSPQAQIAATIERLGVAHELVVDLRSSGRRTLKVNGQPLRRQAEFLGQVNAVLFSSLDLDLVRGGPESRRNWLDGVLIQLEPIYTGLLEHYRKVLKQRNALLKAQRDPAGHSLTDSSTEMAFWNGELATAGSRIMRRRARLVQRLDPLADHWHRAISGGQETLTLSYHPQVPLPDPQATAEVVQAQFLQEIQAKAAAELALGSSLVGPHRDDVEMSINQTAARAYGSQGQQRTLVLALKLAELQLIEQVIGEPPLLLLDDVLAELDLHRQNQLLDAIQTRVQTLVTTTHLGSFDARWLSAAQIVQVHGGQLSPHKAGFSSLQQGSD
- a CDS encoding response regulator; protein product: MSRFVFGSEELAPLLRQQSRQFTTGYLRIHLKGMDPSEGTEAWVLTYYHGRLIFSADQPLDIQIFLKRLCRFIPRLNLGWSQRAIQVVQERLMKENSLQELIEGMTQLALLKPGEVEDALWLNLLTDFDRYLFERAGTCRFEVQERVAQDAPIGGFELGPLLQEAAQRWDQWMALKVAIPTMLAVPVVNWERVNRYRITEEQRQKLHNLTKDGQSLEVIAKKLCRDRLEVATLFAGWIKKGLISLQTPPELLQAKRHTPITILAVDDSVVMQEIMRQSLPNYQVLTTGNSAEVLHLLFQYRPDLLLMDVTMPGIDGLELCRIVRNLEEFKSIPIVMVTSRDGLLDRIRGKWSGATAYLTKPFTESQLNAEVERLLAQQPHLQERLAGSGIRMDQTSLFKGSHTSLGSPAPRAAEQHQANA
- the rph gene encoding ribonuclease PH encodes the protein MSWQRPDGRAPAQLRPVSFERHFTRYAPGSVLVKFGHTHVLCTASVAEEVPPFLRDKGQGWLTAEYRMLPGATQQRQPRELMKLSGRTAEIQRLIGRSLRSVLDFQKLGSRTITLDADVLQADGGTRTAAITGGYVALHDAITWLYKQGLLDPEQGSPLRQQVAALSVGIVQGEVIADLCYEEDSQAEVDMNIVMNEQGSFIEIQGTAEQTCFSRPQLVQMLDMAQSGIQALLQAQRQALHLGPSR
- a CDS encoding folate/biopterin family MFS transporter, which produces MIPLLLQRLRRLTLSRLQGIHWTPELFGILLVYFVQGAVGLARLATSFYLKDSLGLSPAQVAALTGIAVIPWTLKPLYGLLSDAVPIVGYRRKPYLVLSGLLGCGAWLGMALWAPTAGWATLWMVLGSLAVAVGDVIVDSLVVERVRESDWAGTGTLQSLTWGATALGSLLTAYLGGALLAHYPPQLVFAATAFLPLLIAFSAGVIQDHPVALSQGWDPLQQQVGEVWRAVRQPSIFLPVLFVFVWQATPSSDVAFFYFVTNDLGFGPEFLGQVRLVTSVASLIGVGIFQVYLRRIPLRPLFGWMTVISAGLGLTSLILVNHWNRGWGIDDHWFSLGDSLVLTVAGQIAFMPVLVLAARLCPAGIEATLFALLMSAFNLAGFLSQELGSLLMHALGVTETDFSALGLLLMLTNLSTLLPLPFLVWLPEGIPAGGADLEAEAHTSLESLLRNVRTEEAEVALAVEAVSLGETDPTHS